The following nucleotide sequence is from Pedobacter sp. PACM 27299.
AGAATTTAATTTATTACCTCAAAGGTAATCAATCTAAAACAGACGACGTAAACTATTGATAACTAAAATAATGAACATCTCTTACACATTTCAATACTTCGTCAAATTACACTCTCCTGCTTAAATATGCACCAATCATACTAGTCATTACGGACAAATCTGATGACCGATGCTTTTTGAACCTCAGGGACAGTTTCAATCGAACTTGCAAAAACAATCTGCTCCTCGCTGATTGATTCAATATGTTCGCTCAATACTTCAATATCCTCAAAGGACATTCCATATCTAAGCATCCAGATGGTTCTATCATTATCGGTACCAAACTTAATGTACATGGCAAGCTTGACGCCCCTTTGATCATCGTATTTCCCTGCATATCTGGTGAAAGCAGCGTAAAAGATATCACTCAACTTAAAACCGATGAGCTTGTCGATATAATCGTATGTATCATACATGATTAGGTCATAGGATACATCAGCTGCTTTTGTTCCTTTTTGCAAAAGGCTAAAGGAATAAAGATTCTTATTGGGTAGATCATGGTAACCCATGACGAATGCTGCTGGCAATTGATTCGCCAATTCGGGTGCCTTTCTTAATTTCCGACGCTCATGGGATTTGCTAGCATAAGAATAGCGGTACCAGCAGATCTGTTTGAAAGTCTTGCCATAAACCCTCCAAAAGATGATCTTAATCGCTGTATTAAGCACAGAGTTTTCTCCGTCCTCAAGTGGCCTACTTAAAAAGAGGGAATATAAATCCCTAAAATAAGCGTAAAAAGAAAGCCTGAAGTCCAGATCCCCACTGATTTTCTCCAATGATATAAGCTCTCCATTAACAAAAACCGCATTTAGAATCAGTTCAATAATACCATCGATACTATCGGTCGAAAGCTTTTCCAGATCCTTTTCGGTAAGATTGAACTCATCTGAATAGGTTCCTTCGAGAATTGCCTGCTTGAAATCGTTATATTCTTCATCGTGCTGCTCATCCTTTTCCAGTGCGGAAACATTATCCAAAATCTCGTCCTTTAACATAATGCCTCTGAAAGTAGACATCCTTTGAGGAGAATTCACCACCACAAATCCATAATCAAACTTTGGCTCCCGGGACGATCTTCCCGCCCTTCCTATAAGGTTTTTTACCGCAAGCGGCTTACTTCCCTCCAGTCGGTCTAAATAGACCAGATCAAACGGCATATTGATCCCCTGCTCTAGCGTGGAAGTAGCGAAACAGATTCGACAAAATCCGTCTTTGGTAAATTTTTCGATAATCAGCCTTGTCTGAAGTGGTAGGGAGCCATGATGAATCACAATGCCGCGTTTAAGCAGGTCGAGCATTTGGGAATAGTGTTCATTATTGATTTCTGTTTCCCCTCCAGTATATTCCTTCAAGGATTGCAGATAAGTTGCGGCCTGGGCGGCGGGCATAACTGGGCAAAGATCGACATACCGCTGGAATTCGGCTAGGAATTTCCCATTTAGTATTTTTGACTTGGGGATG
It contains:
- a CDS encoding DEAD/DEAH box helicase, with amino-acid sequence MKDVIKQIKSDGNVDSLFKYVIANLYRNGPTSITDMEILSHLACFRPAEFEQYKVAILNYMAVFYKPTETNSLEEVIFTQYRKYIQDTFHDKYTPVQADIIKGIAGHKCFSFSAPTSTGKSYVFMKQISQSTNDVVVVVPSRALINEYYLTLSQGIQDKSVNILTFIDKINTKHAKKNIFIVTPERCRELFKLKDEFQIGLFLFDEAQLSSEDSKRGLYFDSIVRRCMKAFEDAIFVFAHPFVKNPESQIEKNHFDERSSKSIQYVQKNVGQMFMCHDGPGKFHHFGVNTEIMGKTKVLSNFDPLEKVLSNGGSVLIYIPKSKILNGKFLAEFQRYVDLCPVMPAAQAATYLQSLKEYTGGETEINNEHYSQMLDLLKRGIVIHHGSLPLQTRLIIEKFTKDGFCRICFATSTLEQGINMPFDLVYLDRLEGSKPLAVKNLIGRAGRSSREPKFDYGFVVVNSPQRMSTFRGIMLKDEILDNVSALEKDEQHDEEYNDFKQAILEGTYSDEFNLTEKDLEKLSTDSIDGIIELILNAVFVNGELISLEKISGDLDFRLSFYAYFRDLYSLFLSRPLEDGENSVLNTAIKIIFWRVYGKTFKQICWYRYSYASKSHERRKLRKAPELANQLPAAFVMGYHDLPNKNLYSFSLLQKGTKAADVSYDLIMYDTYDYIDKLIGFKLSDIFYAAFTRYAGKYDDQRGVKLAMYIKFGTDNDRTIWMLRYGMSFEDIEVLSEHIESISEEQIVFASSIETVPEVQKASVIRFVRND